From the Lysobacter soyae genome, the window CTTCGTTGGCGATCACATCCAACTTCTTCTGTGCTTCCCCTTGGATGTTGCCCGTGCCGGCATCGCCGAGAATGCCGCCCAATGCGCCCTTGCCGACCGCGACAGAAATCGTCTTGCAGGCGCGGGCCACCACTTCGATCAACAAACGCAAATCGGCGTTGATGTGATCGGCGCGCTCTTCTTCAATCAGGAAACGGGTGAGGGAAACGTGCTGGGACATGCAGTCGGGCTCCGTGTGGACGCCACATTCTAGCGTTTTGCGCCGCGGCGCCGGTCAATTCAAATGATCCGAAGCGCGATCGCTTTGAGCACCGCGCGTGTGCGGTCACGGGTATCGAGTTTTTCCAAAATCGCCGACACGTAGTTCTTCACCGTGCCTTCGGCAAGAAACAGACTGCGTGCGATCTCCTTGTTGCTGTAGCCGCCGGCCAACAAGCGAAGAATCGCCACTTCCTTGGCACTGAAACGCTCTGTCGGCGCGGCTTCCTCGTGAAAGCGGAAGCGATGACGCAGGGGATCGGTACTGACCGGAAGCAAAAAAGTTTCGCCCTGCGCAACCCGGCTGATCACATCCAGCAAATCGGCCGGCGCCGCATCTTTCAACAAGAAGCCTTGGGCGCCGGCTTCTGTAGCGCGAAGCAACAGGTCGCTGTCGTCAAAGGTGGTGAGGAAAATGCAGGGCGTTTGGTTGCCCGCCGCGCGCAGCGTCTGCAAGGCATCAATGCCGTCCACGCCGGGCATGCGGATGTCCGACACGATCAAATCCACGGTGTGCGTTGCCATGCCGGCCATCAACGCATCCCCGTCCTCCGCTTCGAAAACAATCGTGATGCCGAGCTCCTGCAAGAGCGCACGCAATCCCGCGCGCACCAAGGCTTGGTCATCTGCCAACGCAATTCGGATGGCGCCACTCATGCGGGAAAACTCGCCGCAATGTGCATGCCACCGTCAGCCGATGCGCGAATCGACACCTCGCCACCGGCTTCTTCCACACGCTCTTGCATGCCTTGCAGACCGTGGCCGGGCGCCCAGTGCTGCAGGACGCGGCCGTTATCGGTGATAGACAATTGCAAGCGGCCGGCATCGCATCGCAACGTCACGGTCAACGAATCCGCGTCGCCATGCTTGGCGGCATTGGTCAGGGCTTCTTGCACGCAGCGCACGATCGCCTCTGCCTGGCGCGCGTCGGTGATATGCACGTGATCGCCCATCTCCACCCGCACACGCGGCCGATCATAGGGCGCGGCCAGTGCCGCCAATGCGGGTGCGACATCCAAACCCTCTTGCGCACGCAAGGTATGCACCACACCGCGAATGTCGGACAACAAATCAGCGGAGAGCTGCTCGGCGACCGCGAGTTCGGGTTGGTCCGGTCGTGCCAGAGCCAGCGCACGCAAGTTCAAACGCAGTGCCGTGAGTTTGTGACCGGCTACATCGTGCAGGTCGCGTGCGACGCGAAAACGTTCATTGCTACGCGTGGTCTCTGCCAATAATGCGCGGGTGGCCAACAGATCGGCATTCACTTGCATCAGATGATCGCGGGCCTCTTCAAGGCGGCGCGAATAGGTGGAAAGAAACGCCGCGAATGCCTGGAAGCAAGCATAAAGCAGGGTGACCAACAACGGCTGTCGGACACCGCGCGCGCTCAAGATGAAATACACCGCAACGTTCAATGCCACTGCAGCGATCAACAATGTGCGCTGTGGCCAGTAGTACGAGGCGCGCGCCACCCACAGAACCAACAAGATTTGTGCCGTGCCGGCACCGGCGCCAAACCAGCAGGCCAAGATCCCCAAGACGCCCAATGCGAGGCTGAGCAGAAATCCGGTCGTCGACCTGTGTGCATCCAACGGGCTGAGGTCCATGCCCACCGACAACAGGCCGAAGGCGATCACCAACAGCAGGGCATACCACCGGTCGGGCATCTCCAAGCGCAGCATCGTATAACCCACCACCGCCAGCGTGGCGAGTGCCACCAAATTGAGCGGCTCGAAAAGTCGGGGGCGTGAGGTTGTCATGCGTGCATGGTGCGTGTCGATTTGCACGGATACAAGCGGCGGCTCGAAGAAAGTGACTTCCGGCAGGTCGAAGCAATGACGCGCGGCACTGCGTGCGGCACGCGGCAAAACCCACCATGACCCTACATCCCGCCATCCACTACGGACACCGATATGCCCGGCTATTCCTACATCGTTGCCATACACGGCTTGCTCGGCCTGATCGCGCTGGTCACCTTCTGGTCTGCCGCCTTTTTGAAGAAAGGCAGTCCGAAACATCGTGGTATCGGCAAGCTATTCCTGCTGGCCATGGCCGGCATCGTGGTCAGCGGCATTCCCTTGGTGATCGAGTTTGCGTTCTTCCGACAAAAATTAGCCATTGCGCTGTTTCTGACCTTCTTGCTGCCGCTCACCGCACAGGCCTGTTGGACCGCTTGGCGCGCGGTCACCGATAAACGTGACTGGAAAAATTTGGTGGCACGTCCGGGCTGGAAGCTTGCGCAATACTTGCCGGCATTACTGGCGGTGCCGGTGATTTGGGTCGGCGTGCGCACGGGCCAGTTGGTCTTCGTGGGGTTTGCGTTGATCCCGCTGCTTACCGCTTGGCGTATGCACCGCTTCGCGAAGGACGGCCCGCAGCAAGGCAACTGGCATGTGGTGATGCACTACCAAGCGATGCTGGGTGCGGGGATTGCCACCCACGTGGCCTTTCTTTCCATCGGCATGCGACCGGTCTGGGCCTGGCTCGCCACGCACACACAGATTCCCGGTGTGCTGATTGAGGTCTTCCCTTGGTTCGCGCCGGTGATTGTCGCGACTGCCGCCGGTGTTTGGCTCGGCAAAAAGTACAACCGCAAGCCGCCGTCACGCAGGCTGCGCGCAAGCATGCCGCAACCGGAATAAAGCCCGTCAGGCGTCGGCGTCGGTGGCCCAACCTTCGCCGCTGCCGCGATGGATCACATGGTCGGACGCCAGCACGTCGCCGGCAGGAATCGCCGATTGCTCGGACAAGCGCTGATAGATCGGCGTGAAATCGGGGGCGGTCGCATCCATCAATTGCTGGAAGGAATCGATCACGAAATAGGTCTTCTGATACGTATCGATCCGATAGCGCGTTTGCATGATGCGTTCCAAATCAAAACCGATCCGGTTCGGCGCTTCGGATTCCAACGAGTACAAAGATTCGCCTGCGGAGGAAACGATGCCGCTGCCGTAAATGCGCAGCCCGTCGGCCTGTTCGATGAGCCCGAACTCCACCGTGTACCAATACAAACGCGTCAAGTTGACCAAAGCTTCCGGACCGATGCCGTGTGCTTTCACACCGCCGCGGCCATAGGCGGCCATGTAGTCAGCAAAGGTCGGCAACATCAACAACGGCACGTGGCCGAAAAGATCGTGGAACAAGTCCGGCTCTTCGATGTAATCGATTTGATCGGGGCGTCGGATCCACCAGGTCACCGGAAAGCGACGATTGGCCAAGTGGTCGAAGAAGTCCAGCTCCGGCAGCAAACCCTCCACACCGATCAAGGTCCATCCGGTGGCAGGTTCCAACACCGCATTGATGTCGGAGAATTTCGGGATGTGGTCGGGGCTCATGCCCATCGCGTCTTGCGCTTGCAGAAACTCGTCCGAAGCGCGGCCTTTCAACAACGCGCGTTGACGTTCGTACAACACCTTCCACACGCCATGGTCTTCAGCGCTATAGCTGTCCCAAGGTTGATCGACGATACCGGTGGCATAGACCGGCACCTTGCCTTTATCGGTGTGGAGATTTTCAACGCGTCGCGGTGGCATGTTCATATGACCATTCTACCCGCGCGGGAAACGTATTTTCAGGGCAAGACGCGAATGAAAAACGATTCGCTGCCTTCCAACGTGCAGGCATCGTTGACGCGCTTGCAGTACACCGCCACGCGTGTGCCCACCTGCGGATCGCCTTCCACGCGTCCCCAAATCGGTGCAGGGCCCATGCGGCGTCCACTCATGGTGGTCACCACCGTGTCGTTGACGGTGATCGTGCAAACGCCGTCCACAAAACAGCCGTTGTCGCGCGCCTTGACGACACCGCTGAATGAGAAAGTGCCGCCATCATTGGCCGGTGTTGCGGTCGGTGTCGTTGTGCAACCCATCACCGCCATGGCAGTCGCTATGACGAATGTGCTGATCGTTGCGCGCATGGCATGTCTCCTGTTTCCAGCCAAAAGAATGGCCGCATTACGCGGCCATTCCATGTTTCCACAACAGATGTGATGACTTAGAAGCGATATTCGCCGCTCACGGTCAGGCTGTTGCTGTTGTAGCGGTTCTTCGCACCGGTGTAGGCATCGTTGTTGCGACCGCGGAAGTAGTCGTAGTTCACGCCCACACCCACGTTCGGGGTGAAGTCATAGCCCACGCCCACGCCGACGTACGGGGTGACGGTGCCTTTGTCGGTGGTGACCACGTTGGTGGACGAGGCGAGCAGGTTGGTTTCAACCTTGCTGTCGGCCTTCATCACGCCACCGCGGGCTTGACCGTACCAACCGGTGTTTGCGGTTTGGTCTTGCGCCAAACGCATCTTGCCGACCACGCCGACACCGTAACCGGTGACGCGCTGGTTCACCGAACCGGCACCGGCCGGCAAGGTGGTGTCCTTGTCGTAGTAACGACCGTAGAAGCCTTCAACCGCGACATGCGGGGTGAAGTAATAGCCACCGCGCACGTTCACCGAGGTGTCCTTCGAGTCCGGTACACCGGCGGTTCCGTTGTTGATTTCGGTCTTACCGACTTCACCGCGGATGAACGCGCCCTTGTTACCTGCGTCCTGGGCGAAAGCGCCGGTGGACATGACGGCCAAAGCAGCAGCGGCCAAAGAGGTGAATGCGAGTGTCTTCTTGTTCTTCATGGTTCTTCTCTCTATCGCCCCGGGGGAGGGAGGTGGGGCGTAGAGACAAGATAGGGAGGGGGTCGGCGATTGAAAACCCCGCTTAACATCTTCGTAAATCAATCGCTTAGGTAGAAAACCGCAAGCTGAATGTCAATTGT encodes:
- the phhA gene encoding phenylalanine 4-monooxygenase, translated to MNMPPRRVENLHTDKGKVPVYATGIVDQPWDSYSAEDHGVWKVLYERQRALLKGRASDEFLQAQDAMGMSPDHIPKFSDINAVLEPATGWTLIGVEGLLPELDFFDHLANRRFPVTWWIRRPDQIDYIEEPDLFHDLFGHVPLLMLPTFADYMAAYGRGGVKAHGIGPEALVNLTRLYWYTVEFGLIEQADGLRIYGSGIVSSAGESLYSLESEAPNRIGFDLERIMQTRYRIDTYQKTYFVIDSFQQLMDATAPDFTPIYQRLSEQSAIPAGDVLASDHVIHRGSGEGWATDADA
- a CDS encoding sensor histidine kinase, which codes for MTTSRPRLFEPLNLVALATLAVVGYTMLRLEMPDRWYALLLVIAFGLLSVGMDLSPLDAHRSTTGFLLSLALGVLGILACWFGAGAGTAQILLVLWVARASYYWPQRTLLIAAVALNVAVYFILSARGVRQPLLVTLLYACFQAFAAFLSTYSRRLEEARDHLMQVNADLLATRALLAETTRSNERFRVARDLHDVAGHKLTALRLNLRALALARPDQPELAVAEQLSADLLSDIRGVVHTLRAQEGLDVAPALAALAAPYDRPRVRVEMGDHVHITDARQAEAIVRCVQEALTNAAKHGDADSLTVTLRCDAGRLQLSITDNGRVLQHWAPGHGLQGMQERVEEAGGEVSIRASADGGMHIAASFPA
- a CDS encoding response regulator, which produces MSGAIRIALADDQALVRAGLRALLQELGITIVFEAEDGDALMAGMATHTVDLIVSDIRMPGVDGIDALQTLRAAGNQTPCIFLTTFDDSDLLLRATEAGAQGFLLKDAAPADLLDVISRVAQGETFLLPVSTDPLRHRFRFHEEAAPTERFSAKEVAILRLLAGGYSNKEIARSLFLAEGTVKNYVSAILEKLDTRDRTRAVLKAIALRII
- a CDS encoding outer membrane beta-barrel protein, which encodes MKNKKTLAFTSLAAAALAVMSTGAFAQDAGNKGAFIRGEVGKTEINNGTAGVPDSKDTSVNVRGGYYFTPHVAVEGFYGRYYDKDTTLPAGAGSVNQRVTGYGVGVVGKMRLAQDQTANTGWYGQARGGVMKADSKVETNLLASSTNVVTTDKGTVTPYVGVGVGYDFTPNVGVGVNYDYFRGRNNDAYTGAKNRYNSNSLTVSGEYRF